From one Triticum aestivum cultivar Chinese Spring chromosome 4B, IWGSC CS RefSeq v2.1, whole genome shotgun sequence genomic stretch:
- the LOC123091806 gene encoding pumilio homolog 12: protein MGESQSIQDCSKFGAFVDRIPGAELGNVGDMMIHYMSGSTSQAGGAKMRRPLPSPPFTMYDSAMIGSNKSVVEFPSDGLPDEQLASAFGDMSLKNYTADSLTSTRDFVPVNGYYPSGPANYHSEITPPDVTLNPSLVPAIVQDDLTFCAEHVNQKRDELTVGQQEQAYRFPPLFENFPRGSVMHDLGSFSSAPYHQSALSTSPIEQQFYLDVQSQLYAPYGQPFDSNIMWQHGTETPRCAMLQPHYVYPQLQQVAGSDVCRSRRHQQAAACTSANGTSHIETPNIHRQGMGIEDPYSNGAAFQKRNTQPNSFHCTLSADSPCGSSNFRQQVDKFYSLSNGFSRHQISDNISTVSYPEKLRMRADGVNSVSTKSTPVDGCIGRDGRTSSAHNHLDIHSNYSLHPDTPNSQLLPLVMKPRELNYNSVDEVAGRIYMLAKDQNGCRFLQKVFAQGSQEDVERVFAEIIDHIGQLMVDPFGNYLVQKLLEGCSDDQRMRIICEVTKTPGDLIAVSCNMHGTRAVQKIIETVNNPDQVSKVVFALSPGAMHLMLDPNGSHVANRCLQKLLPESKAFLLDAATLHYLGLATHQQGCCSIQKCIEHSDDEQKFNLLSNIISSALTLADDRFGNYVIQSILNHGIEWAASKIVDELEGHFGYLSIQKCGSHVVENCLKRAPQHMRDKIIQELINDPQLQHIMVDQYGNFVIQTALEHCKGPLHTTFVEAIRPHAAAMQSHMYGKRVLSKTYLKNKQHRVGVL, encoded by the exons ATGGGGGAATCGCAGAGTATTCAGGATTGTTCCAAGTTTGGAGCTTTTGTTGACAGGATTCCTGGTGCTGAATTGGGCAATGTTGGTGACATGATGATCCACTACATGAGTGGTAGTACTTCACAGGCAGGGGGGGCTAAGATGAGAAGGCCATTGCCTTCTCCACCGTTCACAATGTATGATTCTGCGATGATTGGAAGCAATAAGAGTGTTGTGGAGTTTCCTAGTGATGGTCTACCCGACGAGCAGTTAGCATCTGCTTTTGGGGACATGAGCTTAAAGAATTATACAGCTGATTCTCTCACAAGTACCAGAGATTTTGTGCCAGTAAATGGGTACTATCCATCTGGCCCTGCAAATTATCACTCAGAGATTACGCCTCCAGATGTTACATTGAACCCGTCGCTTGTGCCTGCAATTGTTCAAGATGATTTGACGTTCTGTGCTGAACACGTTAATCAGAAACGAGACGAACTAACTGTTGGACAACAAGAACAAGCTTACAGATTTCCACCGCTCTTCGAGAATTTCCCAAGGGGCTCAGTGATGCACGACCTGGGTAGTTTTTCCAGTGCTCCTTACCACCAATCAGCTCTGTCAACTTCACCCATCGAGCAGCAGTTTTATCTGGATGTACAGTCTCAGCTGTATGCACCTTACGGCCAGCCATTTGATTCAAACATCATGTGGCAGCATGGTACAGAAACACCAAGATGCGCGATGCTGCAACCACATTATGTTTACCCACAGTTGCAACAGGTTGCTGGGTCAGATGTTTGTCGAAGTAGGAGACATCAACAGGCTGCAGCTTGCACTTCTGCAAACGGCACATCACATATTGAAACACCTAATATTCATCGACAGGGAATGGGAATTGAGGATCCTTACTCTAATGGTGCTGCCTTTCAGAAGAGAAATACCCAGCCGAACAGTTTTCATTGCACACTGTCTGCTGACAGTCCATGTGGCAGTAGTAACTTCCGTCAGCAAGTTGACAAGTTTTACTCTTTGTCTAATGGTTTCTCACGCCATCAGATTTCAGATAATATCAGCACTGTAAGTTATCCAGAAAAGCTGCGGATGAGGGCTGATGGGGTAAATTCAGTAAGTACCAAGAGTACTCCTGTAGATGGTTGCATTGGTAGGGATGGAAGAACTAGTAGTGCCCATAACCATCTTGATATTCATAGTAATTATTCCTTGCACCCCGACACACCAAACTCCCAGCTTCTGCCCTTGGTCATGAAACCACGTGAGCTGAATTATAATTCAGTTGACGAAGTTGCTGGGCGAATCTATATGTTGGCTAAGGATCAGAATGGCTGCCGCTTTCTGCAAAAAGTATTTGCTCAAGGCAGTCAAGAGGATGTCGAAAGAGTCTTTGCTGAAATAATTGATCATATTGGTCAACTTATGGTCGATCCATTTGGCAACTATTTAGTGCAGAAGCTGCTTGAAGGGTGCAGTGATGATCAACGGATGCGCATAATATGTGAAGTTACCAAAACGCCTGGAGATCTTATTGCAGTTTCTTGCAACATGCATGG GACTCGTGCAGTGCAAAAGATAATTGAAACTGTAAATAATCCGGATCAAGTTTCTAAGGTTGTGTTTGCACTGAGTCCTGGAGCAATGCATTTGATGCTAGATCCTAATGGCAGTCATGTTGCAAACCGATGCCTGCAGAAACTGTTACCGGAGTCCAAAGCG TTCCTTCTTGATGCTGCTACATTGCACTATCTTGGACTAGCAACACATCAACAAGGCTGTTGTAGCATTCAAAAATGCATCGAACATTCAGATGATGAACAGAAGTTCAACTTGTTAAGCAATATTATATCCAGTGCTCTAACCCTTGCCGATGATCGATTTGG GAACTACGTTATTCAGTCAATTCTCAACCACGGCATTGAATGGGCGGCATCGAAAATagttgatgagctggagggtcactTTGGGTATCTGTCAATTCAGAAATGTGGTAGCCATGTGGTGGAAAACTGTCTGAAGCGAGCGCCCCAGCACATGCGTGACAAAATCATCCAAGAACTTATCAACGATCCCCAGTTGCAGCATATTATGGTGGATCAGTACGGCAATTTTGTTATTCAAACAGCACTTGAACATTGCAAG GGTCCGCTACATACCACCTTTGTCGAGGCTATTAGGCCACACGCTGCTGCAATGCAAAGCCACATGTATGGGAAAAGGGTTCTATCAAAAACATACCTCAAGAACAAGCAACACCGAGTTGGAGTTTTGTAG
- the LOC123091807 gene encoding putative H/ACA ribonucleoprotein complex subunit 1-like protein 1 — MRPPRGGGGFRGRGGDRGGRFGGGGGGRGRFGGGGGGFRDEGPPAEVVEVSTFLHACEGDAVTKLTNEKVPYFNAPIYLQNKTQIGKVDEIFGPINESYFSVKMFEGVIATSYNEGDKFFIDPMKLLPLSRFLPQPKGSTPRGGCRGGRGAGRGGFGGRGGFRGRGAPRGRGPPRGGGRGFRGRGRF; from the exons ATGCGGCCCCCTAGAGGCGGCGGAGGTTTCCGCGGACGCGGCGGCGACCGAGGTGGCCGcttcggtggaggcggcggcggcaggggccgcttcggtggaggcggcggcgggttCCGCGACGAGGGCCCTCCAGCCGAGGTCGTCG AGGTGTCGACGTTCCTGCACGCCTGCGAGGGGGACGCGGTAACGAAGCTGACGAACGAGAAAGTGCCCTACTTCAACGCGCCTATATACCTCCAGAACAAGACCCAGATCGGCAAAGTCGACGAGATCTTCGGCCCCATCAACGAATCA TATTTCTCGGTCAAGATGTTCGAGGGAGTCATTGCAACATCTTACAATGAAGGTGACAAGTTCTTCATTGATCCCATGAAGCTGCTGCCCCTTTCACGCTTCCTGCCGCAGCCAAA GGGCTCTACTCCAAGAGGTGGTTGTCGCGGTGGAAGAGGTGCTGGTCGCGGTGGATTTGGTGGCCGTGGTGGATTCCGTGGAAGAGGTGCACCAAGGGGTCGTGGACCTCCCAGGGGTGGAGGGCGTGGTTTCAGAGGACGAGGCAGATTCTAG